The Phragmites australis chromosome 1, lpPhrAust1.1, whole genome shotgun sequence genomic interval gttttgaccaagtccttcatagagattgggtgatcaatcttggcatttatcttcttgatgttcttctccacttgtgagatgaacttggtgacttcgggatccatctcttcattgcTTGAGGTGCTttactcatcttcttcatagatctcttcatcttcatctccatctccatcatcttcacttgatcttgactcttgttcttgtctcttcatccttgccttcatgtgttggcattagACTTGCTTGCTTATGGGAGAAAaattcttggtgtcggatgaggaagaagttttcacccctatgttcattgtcatctcataggtggtgatcttgctgagcacttgacttggagtcatcttcttgatgtcattgttatcgTAGATCATGGAGACTATCAAgttgtacttcggaagaagagcttgaagtattcttcttatcatctgatcatcttcaattggcgtcaaacctaacttattaatctcattaacaagaatgttcaaacgagaatacatatcattatcacTTTTAaagggtagttgcttgataccattgagcttagtaacaagcacatgatatttctcattgcgcacatcctttatgctttcatgtatttcaatgagactaatccaaatatcaagtgcattggtgagagaataaacacgattaaatacatcaatatatatagatgataaaagaatactcttggccaatacatctaattgtctctcattgttggtgatgcgaggtctcatcccatcctcggtgactctctaaacatccAACCCTagagcttgcaaataacaagtcattagaatttttcaccaggggaagtttgtgccttcgaaaagtggagcactatgggaatccatctcaaccctgaacgtcacaactcactaggcggtgaagcctaagcGATCataatgagactaaggctcaaatgccacttgaattggtgaaaccttatgaaaggtgtgaagctcaaGGTGAGCTCTGGCTCTAATAATAATTGAAGGGaccggtgacgtcctaagaggggggtgaattaggatacttagaactattttggctccaaaaccaacacaagataaatctatatcaaattctatctagatatgctctaagtttgtctagtgtgtctactctaccgatcaaaacgctTGTAACcaatctaagaaggtaaattgcaagaatgtaaatatgaaaacgtaaataagatagggAGAGCACACTCAGGACAATGATTTTTTCTCGTGGTATTGATGGCTTGAATgacacccctaatccacgttgaagctccaccggggatatgctcccggtcggcacacagtcacggctattgagccaccaagtcacaaagaaaaGGTCTTAACCCGGATGAGCCTCCAAAAcaccaaggtaaggcctcaccacaagcctctcttctggtcccttatcgccgtgatcacttcggagcttgagccaccaatggTGTCAATGGTGATGGCCGAAAGAGAGGCGATTTCTTGTCAGAGATGGGTAAGGCGGAGGTCGACGAGGCAAACTCGTGGAGAGTAACTCGAAGTCGGGTTTTTGGATACTGGGAGCAAGTAGGGGGTGTGGGGAAGGTGTTTATGCGCTTGGTTCGGCTGGAGGGGCATTCGCAGTGGCCGGCGATAGTGATGGAGACGGGTGGCCATGGTGGTATGGTGGTAGCTCAGGGGGGTAAGGCTAGAGAGAAGGGTTGGGAAGGTGGAGTGCGGTGTGGTGGAGCTTGCCGTGGTGTCAATTTGGTCGGTGGTCGCTCCTAGCGGTGGATCGATAGCGGCGCCATGGGGGGAGGGGAAAAGCTcactgggagagagagagagagagagagagagagagagagagagatggagagagagagagagagagatggagtgaagCGGTGCTTGCCTCAGTTGGCAGTGAGCGGTGGTGAGGAGCGGAGAAGCGGTTGGCAGGGCTTTTATAGGCGAGCGGAGGAGCCACAACAGCCGGTAGTGGGGGTCCACGGTGGAGCTTGTGCGGTACGACGTGCGTGATTGTTAACAAGGACCGAGGGCCGACGGTGTAGAGGTTTGGACTTTGCACGGTGTGGGGAGGTTGGGCTCGGCAGTCGAAGCCATGACGTCTTAAATTCGCACGTGCTCGATCGACAGTGTGCTTCGGTTGTGGTCACCGTGCGCGGTGGCAGTGAGAGGGGAGCGACTAACAGTGGTGTGAACAGCGACTTCGGCTTAGGTACGGGGCGACGGAGTTAAGCGGGTGGTTGGCAGGTGGTGGGTGGCGGTGTCGCGACTCGGCGCATGGGTCCAGTAGCTGGCAAGCTCGAGCAGGCGCATGCGCAAGCGCctgcgagaggaggaagaaggagagaggagaggccgGCTGGGACGATCGGTGGATTGGGCCACGGGGAGAAAGGAAAGTAAGAGGAGCGGGCCggggagaaggaaaagaggagTGAAGAAAAGAATGGGTCGGGCTGCAAAGGTTTTGGATTAAATTGAGCCAGAGAGGTAAAAAGACTTAACTTTTGATTTTGAATATATTTAAAATGGGTTTGAACTAATTCTTTTGAAACGATTTTGAAATTAGTTTTGAAATtgatttcttttgcaaatatttttgaaattcgATTTTTGGCTAAAAATTGGGATGTTACAGTTGTTGGTATTTCATTATCTCAGTTTTGTTCGTTTTGTTGCTATCTCTTAATTAAACTTTCGTTTTAGAGATAAATAAACGACGTTTTATGGATGCTGGCTTGGCACTGGTATCGTCGCGAGTTTAATAGCCTTGACCGGACCCTCTGTTGTGGACACATAGAAGAAGCTCGCTGATGTGCTCATATACGAATAAGTAGGATTGAAAACGGTAGGAAATGGTAAAAGACAAactattttcagtttttttaagCAATATCGAAAACGATAAGTTGGAGACGAATACGGtataaatattacaaaaatatcAGAAACGATAATGTCGAACGGAAAATATAACGGTATCGATTGGGAATCGATAATTCATAACCGATATACTGATTTGTAGCTCACGAAACACACATTTCATATGACAAGATCGATGAAGTCACACATGATTTTATGACATAATAAAAATACGAGTTAAAACACATCtcatataaatatatgataaaAGGACTAGACACATTTAATATGATAAACATAAATCCATGACACATACGAATAAAACAAGTTCTAATGTTAAACATAAGTTCATAGTTCACATCTCACAACTTACAAGTGAGAAGTCACATACGTCATACGAACATACCTATAGACATAGACACATAATGAAGTCTAAACCAAAATGACATGGTTTGATGGCCACACATGAAGTCTAAACGGCAAACCAAAAGGACACATAAACATAAGCATAGTTGTGTTGGGACAGTGTAGGTGCTTGTGCTTCTCCTACAGGCGACATCGTtgcgtggagaggtggcatcAGTGGATGGTGGCGTCGCTGTTGCGTGGCATCGTCACGCCATGGACGTGGACTCGCTGTGGTGTGGCGTGGTGTTGCTGGCTTGTTGTGGTGTGGCATCGCGTCACGTCGTCAGCTCGTGGCATCGAGCCACCGGGCTGACCTGGTGCCTAGTGATGTGCCAGCGGTGTAAGAGCCCGGAGGGACACGCAGCGGCGCTGGATCCCAGTGAAAAACATAGCAGGGCCGCTAGGGTTTGGATGATGGTAGGAACCAGGAGAGGTCGAGAGGACCGTAAGGAGGCGGACTGGCTGGTGGCAACGCTGGTCGCCACTAGTCACTCTCACTCGTTAGGGTCTAAGTAGATTAGGCAGTGGCGTTGGGCTTGAGCTGATCCGATCTGGAGATGGGTTGGACCGATGGGATGGCATCACCTGGGCCCTAAGAGGTTGAGATGAGTTGTGGGTAATTGATAATTATCTGCGAAAATTACTGGCTACAAATAGAAATATTTGAAAACGGTCGGAAGGAgataaaatcttttttttttatgtttccgACTCAAATTACCAATATTGTTTCCGATTACTTGGGATACCGATACTACAAGAAACGATCGGAAGTTCGTAAAAACGACGTGCGGTAATAACAGGAATTACCGCTACCGTTTTCAGCCCTGCCAACAAGCATCATTGGTCGCTGACAGGAAAAAAAACGTTTCGTTTTACTCATTAAAATTTGTTTGGAGGTTAATTTACTGATACTTTAGATAAGACATTCAAGTCTGGACAAAGTGCGCCGCGCACAGTCAGGATACTCTTTTGGGTTGAGGCAAGCCAAATAAGCTACCGTCTAAGCAAGAACCAAGTTTTGCTTATATGGTTGGTAGAGTTGGTTATACCTTCTGTACATCTGAGATTGAACCTAAATTTGCTTCCTGTCTTACcaaagtagattttttttagccATAGTTAATATATCCATCAACAGTGATACATTTACGAtgattttatcaatttttagcTTTACATCTTCAATAAACGATATGTAGGTGCATGCGTATGATATTGTGAGTAAGTATGTATGTACATTTCGAGTTATATTGGTGTTTCGAAAAGTAAAAAAACTACGTATGTACATTTCGAGTTATATTGGTGTttcaaaaagtaaaaaaaactaCCGTCCGCGCGACCACATGCAGATCCTACTACCGTCCAATTTTGTCCACCAAATCAAATTCCCGCCGCACCCAACCCACAATTTGACAGTTTGCTGCTGCTCCAAATGCCATCGATCAGCGCAGGTCCCGAACCCAGACCCAAACCCGCGGCTACATTAGTTGCAAGCGATCGGCAGTTGACACCGCGCGGCACACACCTGCGCATTAGTTGCAAGCGCGCGGCAGTTGAGCGAGCTTAGCGCGCGATCACCGGACGCCATGGACCCCTGCGCGTTCGTCCGCCTCACGGTGGACCAGCTCCTCCTCAAGCTCCCCTCCGTGCCACGCCCCAGCTCCGGCGCCGGCGTGCACCCGTCCACCACGCCCTGCTTCTTCATGCTCCACCTGCAGGACCACCCCTCCTCACTCTCCCGCACCGCGCCGCTGCCGCTCGCATCCGCTGCCGCCGCACACGCCGACCCCGTCGTGCTCAGCCTCGACGCCGCCGCCTTGCAGAGGCTCTCGGCACGCCCTGCGGAGCTCGTCGTGACTGTGCACGTTGGACAGACAGGGAGCAACTGCGGCATGAGCGCCGCACGCGCGCTGGGGCGCGTGCGGGTCGCGGTGGAcgtggcgcgcgccgcggccggGGAGACCGTCATCGCCCGGGACGGGTGGGTGGACGTGGGGAAGCCGGCGTCAGGGTCGTCGTCCTCCGGCTGCCCCCGCGCCCAGATTCACATGGTCGTGTGGGCCGAGCCCGACCCGCGGTACGTGTTCCAGTTCGGCGGCGAGCCGGAGTGCGGGCCCGTGGTGTACCAGGTGCCGAGAGGAGGTGCTGGCGGCGGGCAGCGGCAGCCGGTGTTTACCTGCCGATTCAGCACCGGCCGCAGGGCAACTCTTTCCAGGTTGGTAGCTTGCTTCCGTGCACGACGCATAGATCCATCTGCATGCGATGCTTTTCACTAATTTGTTTGTTTAGTTAGCCTTGTTCTTTTCGTGTTAATAATGTGTCCGATCAATCTTGTTAGAAGTTGATTTCGGAGCTAAGCGCTTTTGTATATAGTTCGTAGTTGCAGACTTGCATGCAGTGGACCAAGAATGCTAGCTGCACATTAGTACTCGAGCTGACAAGGTGATTGTGCTCTTATGGAGCATTAATTGTTGGTCCAAATGAACAGATGGATACAATTAAGTGGCTTAAGATGTTTATAGCAACTGTTATAAATAAGATGGTAAAAAAATCAAGCTTGATGAAAAACAGACGACTCATAAATAGCAAATCTGTTCAAATAAAATAGGTTTACACTAATTGAGTATGGTCAGATGGGGACGCGTATCCCCTGACTTTGCTTTATAAAATCACCAAAATGCACAGTAATATAAGTCAGAGCAAACAGTACCGTGTCATTATTTACTATAACAATTTACTGTATCAAAATACTATTTTATAAGGTATTGTAGCACATAATCTTGTACATTCGTTTCAGATATAACGGTTCAAAAATATTAATATCACGGTACTGTTTATCCTCTTACTTTGCTGAAGCAAAGATAGATTCCATCAGATAGTGGGTGGAGATTTAAAAAAGCCGGCCACAGTTGTCATAAGCTAATTTTACCTATATCGACCAGTAATTAATTCGTTCAGTTTTATTAGGGAAAAGAAGGAAGCACAGCTAGCTAGCTCAATAAACGAATATGATGCGAATATATTTCGGTGCCACctctcttcaattttttttaaaaaaatcgaaaAGCATTTCCCTCTCTTTCTGTTTGCTTTTGCTATTTCTTCGTACCGTTCATGATATTGGATGCCAGCTGCTCTTAGATACTTTGTTGTTTATCATAGCGTACTACCGGCGTTGGCAAAACcacttgataaaaaaatattgcaaccTCCAGTCGCAACTAggcattatttattttatttctcatgGAAGGTAGCTTTTCTTGTTGGAGTCAAATGAACTGGTGATTTGATAATAAACACAGGAGAATCCATGTCGCTGTTTACAGAATCGTACAGAGTGAAAACAAATCGGAGCAATATTTTTTGGGGTCAAATTCCAGAATATATTAGTGTGCTGCTATTTAACCGGTCAAGTTGGTTCTCTAGAGAAACCTTCACTGTCAGTGCTGCACAGATCCTCATGTATGCATTAATCAAGCTAGCTTAAGATATCAAAATTTACTAGAGATAATTCCATGTGTGTTATTGAATGTTAACGAAATTCTTAATTTGtcactaaaaaaatcataatctcGTGTCaccaatttaatttttttcatcccTTAAATATCATTACCGTCATAACGGATTTGGTAGTGTCACGTAGTGGATGAAAAAACAATTAAATTGACGATATAGAAGGAACTATAATTCTTTCAATGGCAAATGGAGgaactatatttttttcaatggcAAATGAAGAATTTCGTTAATGCTTTGACACATAGGGAATTATCTCAATTTACTAATAGGTCTCATCTTAAACCTCAACACATCCACCATGATCTGATAGAGTACAGACACCAACCGTGCATGTGATGGAGTTACCAACCTAGCTAGCTGCCTTATTAATTTGCTCTGCGCATTTTTGTTCTGTAAGCTCGATCCTAGCTAGTTCAAAATCTTCCATAAATCATGTCCAACTAAGTATGCACGAGGTCTGATTTCCCATCGCCATCACCTGCTACTATCAACCAATCTTGTCGCAGACACACTTGGCGCCACGCTATAATATATGCGCAGCACTTCACTAGATTTGCCAGGCATGGATGCATGTGATTGCATATTTCGTTCTTGTAAGCTAATCTTGCATGTGCACTGCAAAATTTTGACCAGATCGCTGACGACGCAATCGTCCATGACCCGGAGCACCAGCCGTAGGCTGCGATCCTGGCTCAGCAACACCCTCCACGGCGACGGCCGCGTTGGCGAGCACGCGCGGCGCGAGCAGCGCAAGGGCTGGACGGTGACCATCCACGACCTGTCCGGCTCCCCCGTGGCGGCGGCGTCCATGGTCACCCCGTTCGTGCCGTCCCCGGGCTCCGGCCGCGTCTCCCGCGCCAACCCGGGCTCCTGGCTCATCCTCCAGGCCACGGGCGCGGGGCCGTCGAGCTGGAAGCCCTGGGCGCGGCTCGAGGCGTGGCGCGAGCGCGGGCCCGTCGACGCGCTCGGCTACCGGCTCGAGCTGATCTTCGACTCGGGCTCCCACGAGTGCGCCGTCCCCATCGCCGAGTCGTCCATCAGCACCAAGCGTGGCGGCCAGTTCGTCATCGATCCGGCCACGTTCCCCGAGGTAGCCAACGGCGCCGCGTGGCCATTCGCCGGTGGGTTCGTCATGAGCTCCACGGTGGAGGGCGAGGGGCGGGCGAGCCGGCCCACGGTGCAGGTCTGCGTGCAGCACGTGACGTGCATGGGCGACGTGGCGGTGTTCGTGGCGCTCTCCGCGGCCGTCGATCTCTGCATGGACGCCTGCAAGCTCTTCTCGCAGAGGCTCAGGAAGGAGCTGTGCCAGGATCAAGACGAGTGAGAAGGGACCGACCCGACCCGAGGGAAGTGCATTTGTGATCTTGGGTTTTGCCTTTGTGCTGTGAGATGTATTGTTCATGTGATTAATCTAGTCGATTAGTTGTTGTTTCTTGTGGATGTGATGGCCTGTGGCTGTTTTTATTGTAGGCTGGGTCGGATCACAAGAACAGAACGTTGTATGTTTATTCTTTCATTACGGCATTCTTTCGATTTTTTATAGACATCTCTCTTCTTGTtcgaaagaaaaatatattggaTATCTTCACATATCGTCGAAATCGACAGTTTTGGCAAAGAAGCTGGAGGACGTATCCAACCAAGTGACTACTTTGTTTACGCTTTGAGCTCCGCATCGCTCTTCTCCAGGCCTTCCAAGAACTCGTCGAACGCCACATCAGACGACCCACCTTCTTTGATAGCGTCGGCGGCCATCTCCTTCACCATCATGAGCTTCTCCCTGTGCTTCTTCCCTTCCTTGGAATTCGTCACCAGCCTCACCTTTGCTTCCACCTCCTCTACCTTCACAAGTTCCTTCTCGTAGCCCTCCACCACCACTCCGACCTTTATCTCCTCAACCATGTGCACCTTATCCTCTGCTCCGAGTATAGCGGCCAACAGATCATCGGCACGGCAAATACGATCCCCTCCAACGCCAAATTCCACCGGCAGTGCATCACGAATGAGCCAACGGCGTCAAGCCGCAGCACCTCGATCTGTGGCGCCCAGTTCTTCACCACGAAGCCCCAGTTCTTCACCTCTGAAGGGCTCATCATGCGAAGGGTCATCCTAAGCACCAGAAACCTTACTAGCGAGTACTCCGAACATGCTCGCCACTCAAACACAGGAaaaatttaaatgaaaattGATCCTTTCATTACAAAGCGACCACCTGAACAGCTCCTGGGGGCTAGATCTAAACAATCTGTTCAGTATACGCGAGACTTGAAAACATATGGTAGATGATCGAATCGGACAGACCAAGGAGCGAACAACGGGCAGATATGAGTCTGCGAGTTTATGGAGCTCCTCAGTGGTCTTCGTGGCGCTAGCAAAGCTTTTGGAGACGGCCGGGATGAGGTATGTATCCAAAAGGAGCTTGCGGACGCAGGCTAGAGCAAGACAGGCGCCGGTGGCTCCGATATTCAGTAAGTGGTCGCCCACCGTCACACGTAGCCTATCCTCAAGGCCACTCGCCTACTCGAAGGTCGCCAAAAACCAATCGACGTGACCAGTCACGGTGTCCCCAGGCGTTGGGCGAACCTGAACACCGGTGTACCGCAGCTACGAGTCAAATGGTGTAAAAGATCGGTTGAGGCGATCATAGAAATATTTACGCCATTGGTCACTTTCTCTGGCCAACTGCTCTAGGTCTCTCCACTTCACGAGCAACTCCTCCTGACAAGCTGGTCAATGAAGTAGGTTGCATATCACATAGAAGCCAGTCGATCGAGTCTCACTTGGCTAGCGTAAAACTAACACGTGGCTAAGTGGTGGTAGGACTAACGCACATCGAAGATCACCATGTAGGTTCTCTCGCTCGACCGCAAATCCTAACTCACACTCGGCCACCACTTCCTGGATACACCGTTTAATGGAATCTTCAATAAGCGTTATCAAGGGTTCGGGGTGAGCAGGTGGGTTGGCCAGTTATGGTCGCGCCACTTCCAACCGGCACTGGTCATGGGCATTGTTGGTAGGTGCAGTCGAGGGCTTAGAGCGGGAGGGAGTTTCAGTCATTTTAGGGCTTCTACAATCAGAGCGGCACACAACAAAACctatcaaagaaataaaaaagtttcGTCCAAATATAATATAGAACATGAATTACAATTTGATATTTACTTCTCGGtggcctccacccggaagatGGATCCCACATAGTACACCGCCTCTTGGCACTTCTCCTGCAGTCTCTCCTTGGTTACGGGCCCGACTACTGCAAACCCTTCCCGAATGAGGTCGAGGTTAAAGTTAGGATCGTGACTGCGATAGCACCAGAGGATGTAACCAGCCGCATCCCTCACCGCCTGTGCCACATCCTCGGCACCCCTCGCCGCCAGAATACCTGGGAGATCGGGAAACTTTTCTGAGAGAACCTTGGTGGCATAGGCTCAGGCCTGGGCTGTGTGCGGGTCCTTCGACTCGATGATCTCCAGCTCGAGTCTCTTCAGGGGCTCCTTGAACTCCATAAATGCATCTTGGAGAATGCTACGAGTGGTGCTCTCGTCCTCCCTAAGCTGGGTATGTTTGGCGGCGAGTGCGGTTTTTTCTCGTTGGAGCTCACCACACTTTCTGCAGGAGCATGAGCCGCGCCTCCTTTTCTTCAGCCAGCTGCCTCTCCAGTTCAATGCACCTGCTGGCCACCGCTTCATTATTGTCAATCAACTTGCGGATAGAGCTCAGAAAGCGGGTGATCAAGGAGAGCAAGTCAGAGGCTGAAACGGGCTCAACGACTGGCTCAGCAGGCGCGGGAGCCATGATCAGTGCTCCTAAGGTCAGAGCTGTTGTAGGCTAGGGGACTGAAACATGTTACTGAGGTATAGGTGGAGTTACAACCATGGTCATGAGTGAGGTC includes:
- the LOC133889610 gene encoding uncharacterized protein LOC133889610; translation: MDPCAFVRLTVDQLLLKLPSVPRPSSGAGVHPSTTPCFFMLHLQDHPSSLSRTAPLPLASAAAAHADPVVLSLDAAALQRLSARPAELVVTVHVGQTGSNCGMSAARALGRVRVAVDVARAAAGETVIARDGWVDVGKPASGSSSSGCPRAQIHMVVWAEPDPRYVFQFGGEPECGPVVYQVPRGGAGGGQRQPVFTCRFSTGRRATLSRSLTTQSSMTRSTSRRLRSWLSNTLHGDGRVGEHARREQRKGWTVTIHDLSGSPVAAASMVTPFVPSPGSGRVSRANPGSWLILQATGAGPSSWKPWARLEAWRERGPVDALGYRLELIFDSGSHECAVPIAESSISTKRGGQFVIDPATFPEVANGAAWPFAGGFVMSSTVEGEGRASRPTVQVCVQHVTCMGDVAVFVALSAAVDLCMDACKLFSQRLRKELCQDQDE